A genomic stretch from Strongyloides ratti genome assembly S_ratti_ED321, chromosome : 1 includes:
- a CDS encoding 40S ribosomal protein S16 has translation MAETAPLVQPVQVYGRKKTATAVAFARAGKGLITVNGRPLNEVRPEGLRLKLQEPLLIVGEDKFNGINLKVNVRGGGHVSQVYAIRQAMAKALVAFYQKNVDEQSKTELKERFSEYDKALLVADPRRREPKKFGGPSARARYQKSYR, from the exons atggctGAGACCGCTCCACTTGTCCAACCTGTCCAAGTTTATGGTCGTAAg aagaCTGCTACCGCTGTTGCTTTTGCTAGAGCCGGAAAAGGACTTATTACTGTTAACGGACGTCCACTTAATGAAGTCAGACCAGAAGGACTTAGATTGAAACTCCAAGAACCACTTCTTATTGTTGGAGAAGATAAATTCAATGGAATTAATCTTAAAGTTAATGTTAGAGGAGGTGGTCATGTTTCACAAGTATATGCTATCCGTCAAGCAATGGCTAAAGCTCTTGTTGCCTTCTATCAAAAGAATGTTGATGAACAATCCAAAACTGAACTTAAAGAACGTTTTAGTGAATACGATAAAGCTCTTTTGGTAGCTGATCCACGTAGACGTGAACCAAAGAAGTTCGGTGGTCCATCTGCTCGTGCTCGTTACCAAAAATCTTACCGTTAA
- a CDS encoding AP-3 complex subunit mu-2 translates to MLNSLFIVNNVCDIILEKHWKSVIHRSICDYFYEAQKKVSCPEDVLPVIATPHHYLINVYHNNLYLIAVTTTETPPLMVIEFLHRVIQTLKEYFNDCSDTVIKENIVIVFELLDEMLDNGFPLATELNILQELIKPPNFFRNITNTVTGKTNISEKLPIGQLSNVPWRRADVKYNNNETYFDVIEEIDCIIDKHGSIVSAEILGHIEVCCKLSGMPDLSMTLMNPRILDDVSFHPCIRFRKWENEKVLSFIPPDGNFNLLSYRVGSQSLVAIPIYVKHNINLTPTLGRLELTVGPKQSMGKILEDVILEIVMPKNLVNCNLTPTHGKYTYDPITHLFQWNIGKIETGKPPNIKGSVSISGTSTLESPIITVKFKISQLAISGLKVNRLDIFGENYKPFKGVKYVTKAGNFQVRT, encoded by the exons atgttaaattctCTTTTCATTGTAAATAATGTATG tgATATAATTCTTGAAAAACATTGGAAATCAGTTATTCATCGTTCTATTtgtgattatttttatgaagcACAAAAAAAAGTGTCATGTCCTGAAGATGTCCTTCCAGTAATTGCAACACCtcatcattatttaattaatgtttaccacaataatttatatctCATTGCTGTCACAACAACAGAAACTCCACCATTAATGGTTATTGAATTTTTGCATAGAGTTATTCAAACacttaaagaatattttaatgattgtTCTGATACTGTGATAAAAGAAAACATAGTTATtgtttttgaattattaGATGAAATGCTTGATAATGGTTTTCCACTTGCAACagaattaaatattcttcaagaattaataaaaccACCAAATTTCTTTagaaatattacaaatactGTTACTGGAAAAACTAATATATCTGAAAAATTACCAATAGGACAATTATCAAATGTTCCATGGAGGAGAGCTGatgtaaaatataacaataatgaAACTTATTTTGATGTTATTGAAGAGATAGATTGCATAATAGATAAACATGGTTCAATTGTATCAGCTGAAATTCTTGGGCACATTGAAGTATGTTGTAAACTTAGTGGAATGCCTGATTTATCAATGACATTAATGAATCCAAGAATTTTAGATGATGTATCATTTCATCCTTGTATAAGATTTAGAAAATGGGAAAATGAAAAAGTGTTATCTTTTATACCTCCAGAtggaaattttaatttattgtcaTATCGTGTTGGTTCACAAAGTTTAGTAGCAATACCAATATATGTTAAACATAATATTAATCTAACTCCTACTTTGGGACGTCTAGAATTAACAGTAGGTCCAAAACAATCTATGGGGAAAATTTTAGAAGATGTCATTTTAGAAATTGTTATGCCTAAAAACTTGGTAAATTGTAATCTTACTCCAACTCATGGTAAATATACATATGATCCAATTACACATTTATTTCAATGGAATATTGGTAAAATTGAAACTGGAAAACCACCAAATATAAAAGGGTCTGTAAGTATCAGTGGTACATCAACTCTTGAATCTCCTATTATAActgttaaatttaaaattagtcAGTTGGCGATATCAGGATTAAAAGTCAATCGTCTTGATATATTCGGTGAAAATTATAAACCGTTTAAAGGAGTTAAATATGTAACGAAAGCTGGAAATTTTCAAGTTCGTACataa